CGAATGGCTACTGGGATTTGATAGGACATTAAATGCATTATAACATCATAAACGTTGGGCTTGGGTTAAGAATTAATTCTTAACGATTGCTAACTAGAACCGGCCCATTATCCAAGGGTTAAATGCTTTCGCTTCTGGTGCGTATGCGTGTGCAGGAATGTAATTAATCGGCCACACACAAACCCCTACAGAGCGCGGCCCAAACGTGCCGTGAGTCAAATAGACAATGTTTCATTTCCCTTCGCAGTGTGAAGACCTAGCCACCATTCTGCCTCCCCTTCTCCATGTTGTGCGCCCCAGTTCTTGCCAGTAGCAACTGTGAATGAAGATTACTCCGCGATTGGgagggttttgtgtgtgtgtgcgggcgcGCGCGCGAATGTATGAGGGTAAGCGTGTTGCAGTGCGGTTGTACACTAATATCGTGATCGCAAATATTCTGTGTCACAATCACGTTTTCACGCACAGCGCTCTCTCGTCGACCGCAAAACCCTAGACGAGAGCAATGGAGAAACGCGCGAGCAAAAACTCGCGCTCAGCTCGCGCAGCATCCCAGACCGCTCGGTGAAGTAGTGTGTGCGGGCGATCCTCGCCGCGGCGACGATCATCTCTCCCTTGTTGTTCTCCCCGATACGTACGGGGGGCTAAGCGGCGCCAGACTAGCTAGTATTGCGCTTAGTGTAGTCGTAGTCGCTGGCTGGCCTAGGTGGTGGCTGGTGCCGTTGCGTTGCTGGTTTGCAAACCCTTATCCTTCAAGGCCCTGGAATCGACCGGAGTGGCCACGCTCTTGTTGGGGCCCCGGGCAAAATTCGGCCtgcgggtggaaaaaaaaaatcacaccgtttcgttttcgtgtTTCTTATTCATTCCGTTTTTGCTGCgttctgtttcgtttcatcGGCGGACTTCCTGTGCGCggggcgaataaaaaaaacacgcgcacacatacacacaccacccACACTGTGCACCTGTTCCGATCGCGTACATCCTGTGCCTCTTGTGCCCATATTGGACATTCCTCATGTTTGGGTGCGCTGGTGCTGGGGAAATTCGTGCGACGGCCCACCACGGCTACTACCTGCCCATTCATCTTGGCTGCATTTCGTCCGGGTTGATCCTGCCCCCGCCAACGCGTACGCCGTCCGCCAACACCATTCGCCCACATCTGGTCGTCGCACACACGTTGCATCGCACGGTACGATGATTCTAGTGTGCAGCATCTGCGGGGCTTCGCATTACACCCAAAACTGCCCAGAGTATGCCAAAGGAGATCATGTAAGTACAACTATTCGTTCAAAACAGCAGCTTTAGGCACGAATCAATGTGTGTTCCAGCTAGAGTAATTGTGCTAGATCTGTAATAATCTCATCCGTATCATTCGAAAGCAATGTTTAAACTCTTGTAACTGATCGCTCACAAATGGCCAGCGATGATGACTAGCGCGGATAGGAGGTTTTTTTCATCGTACAATTGGTACGATCAGCAGACCATGCGGTTAAATGGCAGGACTAGCGAAATGAATTCCTTTTATGGAAGAAAATTCGACACACGATCTCACCACCCCATGTCTTTTCGTTCCTGTGCGTATGTGTCTGACAGTTGCCGTTCTGGTGTGTTTTGTAAGCTCATGgtttgcgtgcgtgcgtgcgtgtgtgcacaCTTCCGCCCATATCGAGCGAGACAGTGGCGCACATCCTCACACATCACAGCATCCTTTGCACAACTTAACCTACCCGATCCGATCCAATTCTAAGTGTATCTGCTGGAGTGGTAGTACCCTAGCGGTAATGGACTGATCACTTTCTCTGattaaattatataatttacGCATTTTATAATGTCCATGACAACACACATGTGCGCAATCCGGTCCTGTTTTCGGTACAGGTCTGCGCAGCAGCAGTTCGGCTCTCTCGCGCCCTCCCAGTCCAAATCGTGTTGGCAGTTCCGTTGGATTGCTGGTGGCCGATAGAGAGCGAAGGGCTGACGAGAGACCACCAGGGTTGGAAGAAGAATGGTCAGGAACAGACACGGCAACACGGCCACACGATCCATCGGAAAAACGTGTGGGAAGGAAGAACGGAGTAGGGGGTAGGGGGTAGGGATGGTGACGGGGGTGATCTGTGAtttcgtggtggtggtggtggtggagaaaaaaaagtcaataTTTTTATCCTCAACGTGTGAAGGTGTGCACACGACTACAGTGAGAAAAGGGCACGGAAAAACTCGTGCGTGTACGTGTAGGCACGGGAAAAACAACGTCCAAGTATTGGTggccaaaggaaaaaaaaaacccccgtgcGTATAAGCGGAGCAGTAAGATCGATCTGCGAGATTCGGTGAGCAAGGTAGAGAGCAGGATCATCCAAAAGAGAACACAATAGAGAGGGAAATTTTTATGGAAAACACATTGCGCTTTTTGGCTGAGATTTTGAAGGTGGTGACGGCGACCACTTTGCAAATGGTCGGATCGGTGCCTCGTGTCGATGAATTGCGGGAACACGGTATGTCgagggagtgtgtgtgtgtgtgtggatgtgttttttgtgtgttacatTTCACACCACTATTCGCCTTTTACCACCCTCAACACCCTCAACAGTTTTCCGACCATTTCACAGAAGAACAACACCGCTCACGTTAGTGTGTGGAACAAGTTTTCCACAATGTTCATGCCGAATAGTGAATTGGTGTCATCTCGGAAGGGATCCAGGACGGAGAGAACCgtgtaccacacacacataccaggGAAATGTCTGACATACTATGTGCGGGCACGTTTTTGTGCTCGGCTAATTCCAGTCAACGGTGGTGAAAACTAACAATTCTGTCCAGCATATGCGCTTTTATGCAGGAACGGAACCCCACATAGCACAGGAGGATGTAAAATAAtctatgtttttcttccaccaaaTGGCCGTATTATCATATACCCCCGTATTCGTATTTCGTCGCTTCCAGGTTAAGGATAAGCCGGCGCTTAACCTTTCAAGGTCGTCGGTCCCGAACGGTCTACTGATAATGGACAGCCATGCGGGCAGCTGTGTCGTCACGTCGCAAAAGTTTGCCAAGGGAACCCGGTTCGGTCCGCTGCTCGCCCAGAAGTCTTACGTCCCGATCAAGAATATTCCATTTCCGCTCGTGTTGTTTGCGGGCCCGTACTACCAGCAGGACGAGTACAGCAGCGACCTGCAGCCACTGCTCAGCGGTACGCGCAACATCTACCTAGACACACGAAACGAATCAAAATGCAACTGGATGATCCACGTTAACCTGGCACGGTATTCCAACGAGCAGAATCTTATTTGTTATCAGGTAAGACTGGGAGGGATGGGGGAAGGCGGGGGGGAATCTGAAATCTTATGCTCTCTAGTATGAACTCTGCCATCGGCAACAAATGTATTGCCGCAGGGTCTTCAAGTCTGTTATCACAAAATTTGTAATGCCGTTTTACTATCGTAGCGGAGATGTGAGTGCGCGTGTGGGTATGGGTTGCCCAGTGGTTCCGATTGCTTATCATTAATACGCGATCGAGAATGTAGCAAGCGAAATGCTCCAAACAATTGTAATTAGTGTTCGCTTATCTTTAAATAGTTGTTTAAAGACAGATTAACTCTCGTGGGTAGCCTGTTCATTATGTTTCCCCTTACGAAACCGATTGTGTCGAAGGTTGGGATCACTTTTCAGTAAGCAAAATTAGTCAATCCTTTAATTGCTTTAATGTATTATTAGTAGTGCTTATTGTGCGTACAGCAGGCATTGTGTTAGCTACCGCTACTACTACTTCCACTCATAATTGTTTACATGTATATTTTTAGGAAAACGACGAAATCTACTACACCGCAATAAGGGACATCGAATTGGGGGACATATTACGGGTGTGGTACTCCCGCAACTACGCCGCCAAGATCGGTGCCTCAATGTTAGAACCCAGCTCGTACGATATCTGCACAAACATACTCCGATCGGTCAGTATGGATTACGGTTTCGATTTGGAAAAGCATCAGAGCAACAACTTCCTGGATGATATTTACATCCGTCCAACCGTTACCGTGGGTAGCTGTGGGAGTACCGGGGGCGCACATAGCATCATATCGCAATGCAGTACAGCTAGCAGCACCAGCACTATGGCTGCAAATGGAAATCCCTGCTCTTCCACCATGGTGCTCTCATCTTCCTACGACGATCGAACGTTGCTGCAGCACGGTTTAGGATGTACCAACGGTAGAGGCGAAACACTCGATATagataacaataacaacagcagcagtttcTGCATGGACACCGAAAATGGTACTATAGCGAAGGGGGAGAGTAGTGTAGGATCTCCCGGTTCCACGACGATGACATACGACACGGTATCGTTACCACCGATCGATAGTCTGATGAAAACGACATCGCCAAAATACTCTACCTCCGCATCGCAGCAGCATATCTTCGATATGGATCTGCTGGAATCGGGAGTCTCTACAAGCGTGCCTGATTTGGTGGATGATTATTTCAGCTCTTCCTCGCTCATTCCCGCTAGTCAGCTAGAATATGAGCATATGCATATGCATatgcaacatcagcagcagagTATGCTACCGGGGCAGCACCACGAGGGCGAAATCATCTCATCGTTACAGACGGAGGCAACAAACGAGCTACGATTGTCTCGGCACGTTTACTCCACGGAACAGATCTCGCCCGCACATACCGATACGCATCAGCTGcaccagcatcaacagcagcaacaccagcagctgGGATCAATGTCGACCGTGGCTGAATTTCAGTGCCTTCCGAACGATACGTTAAGTCCTGCCGATCTAATTAACATCTCTCTCGGTGCGAGCGATGTAAACATTTCGTTTGAAACGGGATTTGGTGATGCGGCAGTAGTTGGTGGCTTATCCGATGGTAACCATAGCCTATTGAGCTACGAAAGAGGTACGGATGATATAGATGGAGCATTCGGTGATGGCGCTGGATTCGATCTTCTGGCAACGACCCACGCAGTGAACGAAAATGACGGTCCGGCCGAGAAAATGCACAGTCGGTTTTCATCCTCATCTGATTCGCTGATCACACTAAATGACACCGGTCTCGGAGCTGCTAACGCAACACCGACACCGCCCTCGATGGGCATTGCAAGTAACGTTGGGCTAGAGGGGGATGCTGATAAAAAGTACATCTGTGAGGTGTGTTTGCGCAAATATATGACCAAATCGAATCTCGACAAGCACGTGCGCAAACACAATCTGTATCTGTGCGTGTTTTGCATGAAACTATTCCAGCAGGCGGACGAGTTGAAGGAGCACGAGTGTAGCGAACGGAAATCGAAAACGGCTTACCTGCACTGTCCCAAGTGTTTGAAGGTGTTGTCCAATTCTTGGTCACTGCAAAGGCACATGAAAATACACAAAGATCTCACGCAGGATGAACACCCAACCATTGGAACAAACAGTGGACCTGTTGAACAATTGGAAAAACTGACTGGAGATGGTACAAATGGTTCGAAAGTTTCAAGTGCATCGTTCGAAGACTTATCCAGTCCTCTCCCCAATGAAGATTTAAAACCAAACATCGAAGCACTAGAGGGACTCGAAAACGTATCCCCCCTACGGCTTACTACGGCACATGGCGACGACAAAGATGATATCCTCgactcaaaaatgggtgttgCACATCGTGAAGCGAATCCTCCATTACTGACGGAAGCGGAGATAAAAAAGGAACCCAGCCACGGAACCACGGGCTCGACTCCCGCTTCACCGCTAACCAACGCGCCAAACGTGCCCAATCTCACAACCATCATGCCGATCACGAACATGAGCTCCAGCCAAGATATGATCACGAACGTGCAAGCTCCCAACGGAAAGCAACTGTACAAGTGTATCGTTTGTTCGAAGCTATTCAAAAATCCCAACGCTCTCGAAAAACATCTCCGCAAGGTGCACACAGTTTATACCGTTTCGAACGACTATAAATCGGAAAAGAAGGTACTAAGTCAGTTGAATCAGAAGAAAACTTCACCTATAAAACCAGCGATTGCCAAGGCGCTGGCTACGAAGCTTTCGCAAAAGAGcaaaaagcaagaagaaaTGGCTGCGGCAGCTGCAGccgcagccgcagcagcagcagcaactgcggCAGCAACAACGGTATCTAATACCTCTGAACATACGGAAGAACATGTTTTGCTGAGAAATGCTGGTGCAATGGTAAAGCAACCACAATACGCATCAATTGcagtatcatcatcattgtccACAGAACATGGATCCGCTGGTGGGCAGTTCCGGATGCACAGTAAAAAGAAGCATTCGCCCTCATGTATCACTGACGGTGGAAGGAACTCCCTGGACAATGTGTACAACAGCACTGTTCCTCTTGCAGGAGCTCAAATCGTGGGTATCAACAGTACGATCACCGGCGTTAGGATAACGGATCCACTGATACCTACCAACCCTAATGAGGGGCCACACAGTGAACTTACGGCGATCCCAAACGGAACAGCCACGTCAACAACCACCTCGTCCGCAGCTGGCAAATCCcatagcatcatcatcatttccaACGTGGAACTTACCAAAAACAATCTGATCGATACTAGTCAACTGTTTCTCAATCAAAGCAACACACACGGTACCGGCACAGGTAGTAACGGTGGCATTAACGCTTTAGGAAATAAAATCGATCTGAAAGTATTAAACTCTACGGACAAACTACCGAAGCTGGTACCGATCTCCAGCCATCTTCCTCAGCATAATCAGCTGCTTCACCATtcgcatcatcaccagcagcagaacgTTGTGGGTGCGAACTTAGGCGGAACAACTACTTTGCAGTTAACCGGTGCCACCATTATGGTTCCTTCGGGTGTGAATTCTACAGCAGCGTGTCTTAAAAACGATGTAGTTGGCTTAGCTACCGAAGGTGGCATTGTTTCCGATGGTCATCGGTATATTAATGGTGGCATCCTTACGACACCTTCCACCTCCACGATGATTACGCAAAGCACGGCCCCTGCACGCATGCTTACACTCTCAAATGTGTCGGTGGTAGCGTCGAACGATTCACCGAACAACAGTGTCCTGGAAGATATGAACGTTGATAATAAACATCAAATCGACAAAATCAACACCTGTCTCAATCAGGAAGACTTATCCGTAAGTGGAATTTTGAAGTGTTCGTTTTTAAAGCATATTTGTGTAATCGTTGTATTTCTATACCCTACAACTCATTAAGcagtaggtgtgtgtgtgtgcgttaaatGAACTAATATGGCCACAGCTTCACTAACCATTTATCTTCTATCACCTTTCTCGATCATCGCAATCATCCCAATGCGGCTTTATATAAATGGCTTATATACGCTTCATCAACTGCAATTACGATGGTGCATCGCGTTATAATAGGACGGTCGTGAATGTACCTTAACTCCCGACGACGAGTGCAACATCTCGCAAACAGCGCAAACATTTCCTTGTGAAGAATGTGATCGTGTATTTACGAAGGTAaagaactattttttttaactcgcttttcccattttaattTCTGTTACTGTTTTACTATTATTGTAACATTGAATGATGAGTAATGCAAGACAATTTAACTCATGCATCTTGTGTATTGGATTATACATTTCAAATGAGGTAAACTGTGATAGCAGTGTGTGATGCTTTTAACCAATTCaccaaaacaaatttcaaacactgtttattttctgttcCAGAACTACCAATTAAAGCGACATATGGAAATTCATGACAGTGTGTACTATACCTGTCCATACTGTGATCGTGGCCCGTTAAAGGCAAAGGCATCGCTACGAAAGCATCTGTACAATGTTCATGCAGATCGGGCACCACCGAAAGAACAGATCAACAAATTCATCACAACACTCGTGGTGACGGATGAGAGCGTGCTTCGAGAATTGGCCATGAAGAATGAACGTAAAATTCGCAACAAAAGTGCCAAACAGCAGGCTAAACTGctccaacaacagcaactacaacagcagcagcagcagcaacaatcgcCACAGGTACAAGGTATGGCCACGATTGACATCTCATCACCTGGCGACAACTACGCGTGCCCATCGCCTGGACCGGCCGGAACAGATAGTGGCATGATCATGTACGAAAATGAGCTGTCGGAATCGGTGCTGAGTGACCAAGTCGAAGATATGTTAACGTTCAAAACGATCTTTCCCACGGAAGAAGGCAGCATCGGAGACTCGTCTATGGATCAGATCGATCATGTGGTGCTGGAAAGTTGCGATCAAAGCAGTacatgcagcagcaacaccccGGCAAATGCGGTAAACAGTGTGCAGGTGAATGCTCCGAACCACGAGGAAAAGAAACGTAAAGCTGGCACGGATGGTCGGGAACTTCAACGGCACCAGCAACATATGTCAGCCGAAAGGACTGCAACCACAAATCCTACTGTCGCTGATGGTAAGCGAATGAAGATCGCCGGCTTAACTCCGTGCACTAGCGGAGCTGGTCGTATTGACCAAGCGAACAGCACCATTTCCATTGGTAATACGATGGGTGAATCTTATGGAGTGCATTCACACGAGGAAAACAGTCATAATAGTAGTCCGAATGGTCCGGTGATCATCCCGTCCTCCAATGGCACCAGCAATACGCTACGATATTTACGCAAAAATGCTTTATCCGCTATTCCGACCACGATCGCAAGCACTGCAATTGATTTGGTCGGTCCGAGTGGATCATCGTCACACGGCAATGGAAATCAGCAAAGCCAACATAGCCACCACTATCAGCACCATCATAGTGCAACTGCGCTGGACGGAAGCGGTCAACTCAACTTAGACAGCCTGTTCGGTAACATATCGATCGACAACTATGAGTTTGATGATAATGCCACCATTCAATCGTTCAGCCTAATCGAGGAAAAGTTTAAAACATCGTTCGACCAGATTCAGGAGAAACTAGATGCAGAGCTACCATTTGACGAGGAGCAGATCAAATGGCAAAACAATATCATGACAAATGATTCGTCTAACGAAATCGGTGACAAGCTGCTGACCGGCGAAGGAAACATAATGCTAATATAGATTCTTTTTGaatgctttccatttttcaagcAGTGTATCTTGAAAATGCTGCTACCAGTAGCAAAACGCCaagttatttgttattttttcccctttgtGTTGCAGGGGACATTGTAATActagattcattcattcattaattttactCTGATCGGTAGGATAATTGTAAAGCTTTCACATAATGTTTGACATACTAAAATAACTGACAACACGTTTGTAACTGGCGTAATGGTTTGTAAAGCGccatattttctttaatttatttgaaatatttattcaatttgttcTTGCTTAAAACAGTTTTGGCCTAAAATGGTGGTTTGTTCATTTCACACGGATTTTGTACGTAAGACCATAACATGTAATCATTTGGCATGGATGGTatggaattttaaataatttaatgatattatctatttattaatttatactAGGCATTAATGTACACCCTtacaaatgaaatttttttatatatcaATGgaatttttgctttaatttttcttgccatatcttgtttttttgtataacaTTTAATGATTCAAGACCATAAACCCTGCTTTGTTTCCCGTAGCATAATAAAATtcagaatggaaaaaatgtgcaaacCCCGTTGAAAGTGGTACCACTTATCGTATCACCAGTGTATGAGggaaaaatattatacatCGTCTGAACGATAACATTATTATACATAATACGATTTGCAAATCCAAACGTTGGAGGCAAACTAAAAcctgcgtgtgcgtgtgtgatttTGATAGCTGatgaaatattaacaaaatacTGTTCAAATGTGTTTTATATAAAGACTCTAGTCTACTGGAAGTGCTACGAGGAAAGGTCACGAGGATGAATATATACTTATTTATAGGAAACAGTTTATACTAAGGTTTTTTGATCTGCATACACATTTTCCCAAGCAAACGTACCGAAACGGTGTGATATGCGAGTCCATATAACATGAGATAAATCATAGGCGCAGATCGAAAACCCTACAGCACTTATCCGACTTGAACCAGGCTTGTACTGGACTATGTAAGGAGCAGGATTGACGAACGTAACTTGACTGAAAGTTTTTAAGCATAATTGAGAAGAAAAGGACCATAAAGTAACTATTGTTTAACTTACATAGCTATGAATACTAAAAGGGATAGGATCGGCAACttgaacacaaacaaaaaagaaactcgcATCGAAAGCAATACATCTCATTGGGCCATTTTAGTTAATGTATCTACTGTAGTGCATGTATCGGATGCAGTATCACGATGCCAAGC
This region of Anopheles marshallii chromosome 2, idAnoMarsDA_429_01, whole genome shotgun sequence genomic DNA includes:
- the LOC128709598 gene encoding uncharacterized protein LOC128709598; its protein translation is MSDLAANACFDALSVLNNVQLVENVCSICGASHYTQNCPEYAKGDHVKDKPALNLSRSSVPNGLLIMDSHAGSCVVTSQKFAKGTRFGPLLAQKSYVPIKNIPFPLVLFAGPYYQQDEYSSDLQPLLSGTRNIYLDTRNESKCNWMIHVNLARYSNEQNLICYQENDEIYYTAIRDIELGDILRVWYSRNYAAKIGASMLEPSSYDICTNILRSVSMDYGFDLEKHQSNNFLDDIYIRPTVTVGSCGSTGGAHSIISQCSTASSTSTMAANGNPCSSTMVLSSSYDDRTLLQHGLGCTNGRGETLDIDNNNNSSSFCMDTENGTIAKGESSVGSPGSTTMTYDTVSLPPIDSLMKTTSPKYSTSASQQHIFDMDLLESGVSTSVPDLVDDYFSSSSLIPASQLEYEHMHMHMQHQQQSMLPGQHHEGEIISSLQTEATNELRLSRHVYSTEQISPAHTDTHQLHQHQQQQHQQLGSMSTVAEFQCLPNDTLSPADLINISLGASDVNISFETGFGDAAVVGGLSDGNHSLLSYERGTDDIDGAFGDGAGFDLLATTHAVNENDGPAEKMHSRFSSSSDSLITLNDTGLGAANATPTPPSMGIASNVGLEGDADKKYICEVCLRKYMTKSNLDKHVRKHNLYLCVFCMKLFQQADELKEHECSERKSKTAYLHCPKCLKVLSNSWSLQRHMKIHKDLTQDEHPTIGTNSGPVEQLEKLTGDGTNGSKVSSASFEDLSSPLPNEDLKPNIEALEGLENVSPLRLTTAHGDDKDDILDSKMGVAHREANPPLLTEAEIKKEPSHGTTGSTPASPLTNAPNVPNLTTIMPITNMSSSQDMITNVQAPNGKQLYKCIVCSKLFKNPNALEKHLRKVHTVYTVSNDYKSEKKVLSQLNQKKTSPIKPAIAKALATKLSQKSKKQEEMAAAAAAAAAAAAATAAATTVSNTSEHTEEHVLLRNAGAMVKQPQYASIAVSSSLSTEHGSAGGQFRMHSKKKHSPSCITDGGRNSLDNVYNSTVPLAGAQIVGINSTITGVRITDPLIPTNPNEGPHSELTAIPNGTATSTTTSSAAGKSHSIIIISNVELTKNNLIDTSQLFLNQSNTHGTGTGSNGGINALGNKIDLKVLNSTDKLPKLVPISSHLPQHNQLLHHSHHHQQQNVVGANLGGTTTLQLTGATIMVPSGVNSTAACLKNDVVGLATEGGIVSDGHRYINGGILTTPSTSTMITQSTAPARMLTLSNVSVVASNDSPNNSVLEDMNVDNKHQIDKINTCLNQEDLSDGRECTLTPDDECNISQTAQTFPCEECDRVFTKNYQLKRHMEIHDSVYYTCPYCDRGPLKAKASLRKHLYNVHADRAPPKEQINKFITTLVVTDESVLRELAMKNERKIRNKSAKQQAKLLQQQQLQQQQQQQQSPQVQGMATIDISSPGDNYACPSPGPAGTDSGMIMYENELSESVLSDQVEDMLTFKTIFPTEEGSIGDSSMDQIDHVVLESCDQSSTCSSNTPANAVNSVQVNAPNHEEKKRKAGTDGRELQRHQQHMSAERTATTNPTVADGKRMKIAGLTPCTSGAGRIDQANSTISIGNTMGESYGVHSHEENSHNSSPNGPVIIPSSNGTSNTLRYLRKNALSAIPTTIASTAIDLVGPSGSSSHGNGNQQSQHSHHYQHHHSATALDGSGQLNLDSLFGNISIDNYEFDDNATIQSFSLIEEKFKTSFDQIQEKLDAELPFDEEQIKWQNNIMTNDSSNEIGDKLLTGEGNIMLI